Proteins from a genomic interval of Bradyrhizobium sp. CCBAU 53340:
- a CDS encoding TIGR01777 family oxidoreductase: protein MTPLLWTLIAIQIVMGVFDTFYHHEFTERLAWRPSQRFELKLHGIRNMLYALLFLLLGWLEVHGVLALLIVAVLVAEIIITLMDFVEEDLSRKLPPSERINHTLLAINYGAILVLLLPVLINWAMQPFGVMVVYQGLLSIAATACAVGASLCGIRDFAAMRRLGRMKNLPAEGLVEKISSRKTVLITGATGFIGSRLAASLGRAGHHVIALIRNPAKAEMLPPPVTLITSLDQLAADTPIDAIVNLAGEPIGNGLWTEAKRAKIIGSRVDMTGEVVKLIARLARKPEVLISGSAIGWYGLWADQVLTESAKSHACFSHELCAAWEKAARPAEELGIRVVNLRIGLVLGTEGGFITRLLTPFEFGLGGPLGTGRQWMSWIERDDLIRLIAYVMATPDLTGPVNATAPIPVTNAKFTEELGRRLHRPAVFRIPGGLLRRIGGGFADELLLGGQRVLPNKALSRGFVFRHETLRSAFEAIL from the coding sequence ATGACCCCGCTGTTGTGGACGCTCATCGCCATCCAGATCGTGATGGGCGTGTTCGATACCTTCTATCACCACGAATTCACCGAGCGCCTGGCCTGGCGTCCGTCGCAGCGTTTCGAGCTGAAGCTGCACGGCATCCGCAACATGCTCTATGCGCTCCTGTTCCTGCTGCTCGGCTGGCTCGAAGTCCATGGCGTGCTGGCGCTCCTGATCGTCGCCGTGCTGGTCGCCGAGATCATCATCACGCTGATGGATTTCGTCGAGGAGGATCTGAGCCGCAAGCTGCCGCCGAGCGAGCGGATCAATCACACGCTGCTCGCGATCAATTATGGTGCCATCCTGGTGCTGTTGCTGCCGGTGCTGATCAATTGGGCGATGCAGCCCTTCGGTGTGATGGTGGTCTATCAGGGCCTGCTCAGCATCGCCGCGACCGCCTGCGCGGTCGGCGCGTCACTCTGCGGCATCAGGGATTTTGCCGCGATGCGCCGGCTGGGCCGCATGAAGAATCTTCCTGCGGAAGGACTCGTCGAGAAAATCTCCAGCCGCAAGACCGTGCTGATCACCGGTGCCACCGGTTTCATCGGCAGCCGCCTTGCGGCGAGCCTTGGCCGAGCAGGGCATCACGTCATCGCGCTGATCCGCAATCCCGCCAAGGCCGAGATGCTGCCGCCGCCGGTCACGCTGATCACGAGCCTCGATCAGCTCGCCGCAGACACGCCCATCGACGCCATCGTCAATCTCGCCGGAGAGCCGATCGGCAACGGCCTGTGGACCGAGGCGAAGCGCGCCAAGATCATCGGCTCCCGCGTCGACATGACCGGCGAAGTGGTGAAGCTGATCGCGCGGCTCGCGCGTAAGCCTGAAGTGCTCATCAGCGGCTCCGCGATCGGCTGGTATGGATTGTGGGCGGATCAGGTGCTGACGGAGTCCGCCAAGTCGCACGCCTGCTTCAGCCACGAGCTGTGCGCGGCCTGGGAGAAGGCGGCGCGGCCGGCAGAGGAGCTTGGCATCCGCGTGGTCAATTTGCGCATTGGTCTCGTGCTCGGCACCGAAGGCGGCTTCATCACGCGCCTCCTGACGCCGTTCGAGTTCGGGCTCGGCGGTCCGCTCGGCACCGGCCGGCAGTGGATGTCCTGGATCGAGCGCGACGACCTCATTCGCCTGATTGCCTATGTGATGGCGACGCCCGATCTCACAGGTCCCGTCAACGCCACCGCGCCGATCCCCGTCACCAACGCGAAGTTCACCGAGGAGCTTGGCCGCCGTCTGCACCGGCCTGCCGTGTTCCGCATTCCCGGCGGCCTCTTGCGCCGGATCGGCGGCGGCTTTGCCGACGAACTCCTGCTCGGCGGTCAGCGCGTGCTGCCGAACAAGGCGCTGAGCCGCGGCTTTGTGTTTCGGCACGAGACGCTGCGCAGCGCGTTCGAGGCGATTTTGTGA
- a CDS encoding LysR family transcriptional regulator, with the protein MTAILDIATIKAFLLVADLQSFTRAAEALGTTQAAVSLKLQRLETLLGKRLVERSPRAVRLTADGASFLDRARALMAAHDRALSGEASTAQSLSLGISDHAAGPELVPLLERLHAMSSNLTLAVIIGFSREMQDAYDAGELDAVIVRQEGSRRGGEKLTEDEFGWFASRRFALPKGEALPLATLAPPCGVRAVGVRALDKAGLAWRERFVGGGVTAVVAAALAGLAITPLARRIAPPGLIDIGPAHKLPKLGSSKVMLHSKVSDPAKLAALRAVTATFRSVATA; encoded by the coding sequence ATGACAGCCATCCTCGACATCGCCACCATCAAGGCCTTCCTGCTGGTCGCCGACCTCCAGAGCTTTACCCGCGCCGCCGAAGCGCTCGGCACGACCCAGGCGGCGGTCAGCCTCAAGCTGCAACGGCTCGAGACATTGCTGGGCAAGCGCCTCGTCGAGCGCTCGCCGCGCGCAGTCCGGCTCACCGCCGATGGCGCCAGTTTTCTCGATCGCGCCCGCGCACTGATGGCGGCGCATGACCGCGCGCTGTCGGGCGAAGCTTCCACCGCGCAATCGCTCTCGCTCGGCATCTCCGACCACGCCGCCGGCCCCGAGCTGGTGCCGCTGCTGGAACGGCTGCACGCGATGTCGTCCAACCTGACGCTTGCCGTCATCATCGGCTTTTCGCGCGAGATGCAGGACGCCTATGACGCGGGCGAGCTCGACGCGGTGATCGTCCGCCAGGAAGGCAGCCGCCGCGGCGGTGAAAAGCTGACCGAAGACGAATTTGGCTGGTTCGCGTCCCGGCGCTTCGCCCTGCCTAAGGGCGAAGCGCTGCCGCTCGCCACCCTCGCCCCGCCTTGCGGCGTCCGCGCGGTCGGCGTGCGCGCGCTGGACAAAGCCGGCCTTGCCTGGCGCGAGCGCTTCGTCGGCGGTGGCGTGACCGCAGTGGTCGCCGCCGCGCTGGCTGGACTTGCGATCACGCCGCTGGCGCGTCGGATCGCACCTCCCGGGCTGATCGACATCGGCCCTGCGCACAAGCTGCCGAAACTCGGCAGCTCGAAAGTGATGCTGCATTCGAAGGTCAGCGATCCCGCGAAGCTTGCGGCGCTGCGTGCGGTGACGGCGACGTTTCGGAGCGTGGCGACGGCCTAA
- a CDS encoding 4-oxalocrotonate tautomerase family protein — protein MPLITVSYTTSRQSPSLKADIANAVSELTAKILHKDPKVTAIIVKSVDAGDWFAGGKSLAEQKLASYWIDIHVTEGTNTKDEKAAYLAAMFTRMAEILGPLHPETYLHVDEVKGDAYGFGGLTQERRYIAGKLDVSLKAA, from the coding sequence ATGCCCCTGATCACCGTGTCCTACACCACCTCCCGCCAGTCGCCGTCGCTGAAGGCCGACATCGCGAACGCCGTGTCCGAGCTCACCGCCAAGATCCTGCACAAGGACCCCAAGGTCACCGCCATCATCGTGAAGTCGGTGGATGCCGGCGACTGGTTCGCCGGCGGCAAGTCGCTCGCCGAGCAGAAGCTCGCCAGCTACTGGATCGACATCCACGTCACCGAGGGCACCAACACCAAGGACGAGAAGGCGGCCTATCTCGCCGCGATGTTCACACGCATGGCTGAGATTCTGGGGCCGCTGCATCCCGAGACATACTTGCACGTCGACGAGGTCAAGGGCGATGCCTACGGCTTTGGCGGCCTGACCCAGGAGCGGCGTTACATCGCCGGCAAGCTCGACGTGTCGCTGAAGGCGGCGTGA
- a CDS encoding DNA helicase, whose protein sequence is MKLSAPIYHLKRKAKRLSREEGIPLHDALDRIATTEGFSAWSMLAAKAAALTPANKLFPQFRPGDLVLVGARPGQGKTLMSLELAVEAMKSGHRAAFFSLEYTEKDVADRLRAIGAEAAQFDRLFETDCSDAISADYIIKQMAAAPRGTVVVIDYLQLLDQRRENPDLTVQVRALKSFARDKGLIVVFISQIDRSYDPAIKPCPDLNDVRLPNPLDLKLFDKTCFINDAEVQFRAAS, encoded by the coding sequence ATGAAATTGTCTGCGCCGATCTATCATCTCAAGCGAAAAGCAAAGCGTCTGTCGCGCGAGGAAGGCATCCCGCTCCACGACGCGCTCGACCGTATCGCCACGACGGAAGGCTTTTCCGCCTGGAGCATGCTCGCGGCCAAGGCCGCGGCGCTGACGCCGGCGAACAAGCTGTTTCCGCAATTCAGGCCTGGCGACCTCGTGCTGGTCGGCGCGCGCCCGGGTCAGGGCAAGACGCTGATGAGCCTCGAACTCGCCGTGGAGGCGATGAAATCAGGCCATCGCGCGGCATTTTTCTCGCTTGAATACACCGAGAAAGATGTCGCGGATCGCTTGCGCGCGATCGGCGCGGAGGCTGCCCAGTTCGACAGGCTGTTCGAGACCGATTGCTCCGACGCGATCAGCGCCGACTATATCATCAAGCAGATGGCTGCGGCGCCGCGCGGCACGGTCGTCGTGATCGACTATCTGCAACTGCTCGACCAGCGGCGGGAAAACCCTGATCTCACTGTCCAGGTGCGAGCCCTGAAATCCTTCGCGCGCGACAAGGGGCTGATCGTCGTCTTCATCTCGCAGATCGATCGCTCCTATGATCCCGCGATCAAACCCTGCCCTGATCTGAACGACGTCCGGCTGCCGAACCCGCTGGACCTGAAGCTGTTCGACAAGACGTGCTTCATCAACGACGCCGAAGTCCAGTTCCGGGCCGCGAGCTGA
- the lipB gene encoding lipoyl(octanoyl) transferase LipB — protein sequence MVNSPQNGRQDLDLTSFSAKSGAPVEWRISDTPVPYPEAVAEMEARVAAIAAGEAPELVWLLEHPSLYTSGTSGKETDLLDPRFPTFATGRGGQLTYHGPGQRVAYIMLDLKRRRPDVRAYVASLEELILKTLAAFNIRGERREDRVGVWVKRPDKGPEHEDKIAAIGVRLKRWVSFHGIAINVEPDLSHFAGIVPCGVADPRYGVTSLVDLGQLVTLADVDVALRQAFEDLFGPTRAMLPEAAV from the coding sequence ATGGTTAATTCTCCGCAAAACGGCCGCCAAGACCTCGATTTGACGTCGTTTTCCGCCAAAAGCGGCGCGCCCGTCGAGTGGCGGATCTCGGACACGCCGGTGCCCTATCCCGAAGCCGTAGCCGAGATGGAGGCGCGGGTCGCGGCGATCGCGGCTGGCGAGGCGCCGGAGCTGGTCTGGCTGCTCGAACACCCCTCGCTCTACACCTCCGGGACGTCAGGCAAGGAGACCGACCTGCTCGATCCCCGATTCCCGACCTTCGCGACCGGGCGCGGCGGGCAGCTCACCTATCACGGCCCCGGCCAGCGCGTGGCCTACATCATGCTCGATCTCAAGCGGCGCCGGCCTGACGTCCGGGCCTATGTCGCGAGCCTCGAGGAGCTGATCCTGAAGACGCTCGCTGCCTTCAACATTCGCGGCGAACGCCGCGAGGATCGCGTCGGGGTCTGGGTGAAGCGCCCGGACAAGGGACCCGAGCACGAGGACAAGATCGCGGCGATCGGCGTGCGGCTGAAGCGCTGGGTCTCGTTCCATGGCATCGCCATCAATGTCGAGCCGGATCTGTCGCATTTCGCCGGCATCGTTCCTTGCGGCGTTGCTGACCCCCGCTACGGCGTCACCTCGCTAGTCGATCTCGGCCAGCTCGTGACGCTCGCCGATGTCGATGTCGCGCTTCGGCAGGCCTTTGAAGATCTGTTCGGGCCAACGCGCGCAATGCTGCCGGAAGCCGCGGTCTGA
- a CDS encoding FliM/FliN family flagellar motor switch protein: MPTLDKVTVDLMVVLGTTTMPIHQVLRLSRGAIIELDATEADEVKVLANNLPVASGVVLVDRNRIAVEVKQMLPRTLGTR; encoded by the coding sequence GTGCCCACACTCGATAAAGTCACCGTGGATCTCATGGTCGTCCTCGGGACGACCACCATGCCGATCCATCAAGTATTACGTCTTTCCCGCGGCGCCATCATCGAGTTGGACGCAACCGAGGCCGACGAGGTCAAGGTTCTTGCCAATAATCTGCCGGTCGCCTCCGGCGTCGTGCTGGTCGACCGCAACCGGATCGCGGTCGAGGTCAAGCAGATGCTGCCGCGGACGCTAGGGACGCGGTAG
- a CDS encoding LysR substrate-binding domain-containing protein — translation MKINSRQVEAFRAVMLTGAMTAAAETLHITQPAVSRLIRDLEYVLDLTLFHRRGNQVVPTAEAIDLLAEVERTFLGLDRLTAHADNLRNKRSGSLRIAAMPAMAIHFLPHFIADFCRNRPDVDIQLDGIPSHSVVERVAGGRYDIGVCMASADRSSVSFSSITASAVVVLPNGHKLTKCTAIRASDLVNESIIMLGSGSDLRHGVETALRSIQYRRMIVTSLSTSACSLVLAGAGVTIVDPFSARDFLGRGVAIRPFNPSIDIGYRVVHSQHRPLSRLAKQFMEDLLAYVALFLSQKPARRR, via the coding sequence GTGAAGATAAACAGTCGGCAGGTTGAAGCTTTCCGAGCGGTGATGCTGACGGGCGCGATGACTGCCGCGGCCGAAACGCTGCACATCACCCAACCGGCCGTGAGCCGTTTGATCCGCGATCTTGAATACGTGCTTGACCTAACGCTCTTCCATCGTCGAGGAAATCAAGTCGTTCCAACTGCCGAAGCGATCGATCTGTTGGCCGAGGTCGAGCGCACATTCCTCGGGCTGGATCGTTTGACGGCCCATGCCGACAATCTGCGCAATAAGCGTTCTGGATCGCTCCGCATTGCCGCCATGCCTGCAATGGCGATCCATTTCCTGCCCCACTTTATTGCTGACTTCTGCCGAAACCGCCCGGACGTCGACATTCAACTCGACGGGATCCCCTCACACTCGGTCGTGGAGCGGGTCGCCGGCGGCCGCTATGACATCGGTGTGTGCATGGCATCGGCGGACCGATCCTCCGTAAGCTTTTCCAGCATCACGGCATCGGCTGTTGTCGTATTGCCGAACGGTCACAAGCTGACCAAATGCACGGCAATTCGAGCCTCGGATCTGGTCAACGAATCCATCATCATGCTTGGATCGGGCAGCGATCTTCGACATGGCGTCGAAACGGCGCTTAGATCGATTCAATATCGGCGGATGATTGTAACTTCGCTATCGACAAGCGCTTGCTCGCTGGTCCTGGCGGGCGCAGGCGTGACAATCGTCGACCCTTTCAGCGCTCGCGACTTTTTGGGACGCGGAGTCGCAATCCGCCCATTCAATCCGAGCATCGACATTGGCTACCGCGTCGTGCACTCGCAACACCGCCCGCTATCGCGCTTGGCCAAGCAGTTCATGGAAGACCTCCTGGCCTATGTCGCGCTCTTTCTGTCCCAGAAACCCGCTCGGCGGCGTTAG
- a CDS encoding YcnI family protein — protein MQSILATVGIALLGITAASAHVTIEPQQAMVGSAYRAVVIVPHGCAGSPTLKLRVQIPNGVIAVKPQPKAGWTLETVSGKYGQTFDYFGTPISEGVKEIAWSGRLLDENYDEFIFRAYLTSDLQPGTKLYVRIVQECEKGVSRWIEVPTNDTSSDAFKFPAPAVQLIPRSDVPAVQRPSPGAR, from the coding sequence TTGCAGTCCATCCTTGCAACTGTCGGCATCGCGCTACTCGGGATCACGGCAGCATCGGCTCATGTCACCATCGAGCCTCAGCAAGCGATGGTCGGATCGGCCTACAGGGCCGTTGTGATAGTCCCTCACGGCTGCGCTGGCTCTCCGACGCTCAAGCTACGGGTTCAGATCCCGAACGGAGTCATCGCTGTCAAGCCGCAGCCAAAAGCCGGTTGGACTCTTGAAACTGTGAGCGGCAAATACGGTCAAACCTTTGACTATTTCGGAACGCCGATCAGCGAAGGTGTGAAGGAAATTGCCTGGAGCGGAAGACTGCTCGACGAAAACTACGACGAATTCATCTTCCGCGCCTATCTCACATCGGACCTGCAACCCGGTACCAAGCTCTATGTACGAATAGTCCAGGAGTGCGAGAAGGGTGTCTCTCGCTGGATTGAAGTTCCGACGAACGATACGTCAAGCGACGCGTTCAAGTTCCCCGCGCCAGCCGTACAGCTAATCCCGAGAAGTGATGTTCCGGCAGTGCAGCGTCCGTCGCCCGGAGCTCGGTGA